GCTGTTCGACGTGATCACCTGCCCCAACTACTTCGGCGAGGCCGTGGAGTGGCTCGGCTACGCCCTGGTGGCGTGGACGCCTGCAGCCTGGGGCTTCTTCCTCTACGCCTGCGCCAACCTCGGGCCGAGGGCCAGGGATCACCGCCGGTGGTACGTCGGCAAGTTCGGCGACAAGTACCCGGCGTCACGCAAGGCATTCGTCCCGTACGTCTACTAGCCGCTTTCACCCATCGCCCTGTGTTACTGTACGTACAATCTCGAGAGACACTGTTGCGAAGTTACTCTCCTTGATTGAACAACTTGTATTCGCACCGTTTACCATGCGCACGTGGTTCTATTGAACGAAATAAAGTTGAGCTGTGTCGTGCTTGTTtccccctctttttttttttcgttttctttttttggcgCACGTGTCGTGCTGTCTGCCCCGAATCTATGTCTAGTTTTTTGCAGTTTTATTAGAGCATATACAATAACAGACTATAAgctaactataaacatattttaaagagatgaagaggagagataagagagatgggtactaatttgtagccagctgcacacgggctctaagacaaaaatatatgtatggcATATGGAGTCATgcattgatgttttgtagctaactattatatgcattaactattaaattagctatagataaattggagcgagtagttagctatactattgaacttgctcttacgaGGGATGGCGTGCACACTACTACTATGCTATATACTGCTATTTTAAAGATGAATCTGGgctggacaaaatttttagggtgtgtttggttagtGGGATATGACTGGATGAGAGATGATCGTCTAGGTTTTTGATGCGTTTGTTTCGTGGACGAAACTGGATATGGTGGTCCAGAAAGACAATATTCTACGAAGATGTTGGATGGGTGTATCCGGCCAAATTGACCGGATGAGTCATCCACCCTCACTAACAATGAttattagtgattgtttagtgataattaacttgttttatcattaattagCCATTAATAAGTTtcaattagtgttaattaatgatgatagatattttttattgataatttatagTTACGATGAAGCTacgatgattaatttatattattatttattagtaatttaatATGTTCATCCTAtctatccaaccaaacaaaaaattggatgACCCCATCTATCTTAACCAAATATAAAGCTATATCAccatatacttaaaaaaatatagatgactATATCCCATCCCATCTTTACCATCAACCAAGCGCACCACAGACCAGTCGAGTGACTTACTTAATCTCATCTAAAACTGACTTCGTCACATCCCGTTGATAGTGATATTTCTGACTCAGACACAGTCGACAAGCAAGAGGCGTCTCCCACGGGCGGGGGGGCGGCTGATCGGTTGGTATAGTCACAGTGCTGATGACCTCCCAGAGTTTCTGGAGTATTCCCtcaatttatttctttataataaataatactttcacCTTTTAacataatttgattatttataagACTTACATAATCATTATTTAATTCGTTGTAATTTAACTTATTATTAAATGTGTGCTTAtacaaagttttaaataacacGAATGGTAATAAGAAAATCAATGATGtcactattaaaaataaagtattatcTCCATTCCAAGAGAGATTATTAGTCCCCATCAGCAAtacaaagacaaaaaaaagtctataatgcctcaattttttataaaccctattgcatttattaaaaaaagacacTATTTTTCTCCCATGCATACCAACatacaaccaaaaaactaaaacaccTGCACTTACAACTGTAATGAACTTGCCCCCACTTTCTCAAACTCTACTGTATTTACTCTAAAACGGAAGACTTTGTGGgacaaaaaaattggtttcacAAACTCCAATACAATATTTGCTTTAAATTAGTCTGTAtatcattttcatatattcCAATATAATGGCTACGGAGTActttaaagtaaaatatttgcaGGACAaataaagagaagaaaattaaaatctctGTGGGATAGAGACAGAGTGCTCATGTAAGTACCCTATTAAGTTTGGCACGGCTAACTTTCGTAGCAATTGCATGCAATCCATCCTGGCAAACCATCCTGAAAAACAAGCATGTTTTGGTAACGAAGATAGATAACCAAAAAATTGATTCGTTTTATTTTGTGACGGAAGATTCCATCCAGTACATCTCACAAGTATCTTTATGCCGGACAAAAtacataatataaaagaaaagaagagttGCGTTTTCCAGCGCACATATAAAAGCAAGTGTAGCAAGATAAGCATCATTGCAAGCTTCATTCGTTGCTGGGTTCTTCGTGCTCCAGCTACAACGGAAGCAGGTGTTTTTATTCACCGTGGATCGTTATCTAATCCTTATTATCGACTAGTGTAGCATCGAACTTGACGAACTTTATCTTGACGCATCTCGTCTTTAGGGAACAGGGCTAGCAGTGATGCCCCATATTTCCTTTGCATACTGGGCGATAGTACGATCGCTGCTGAATTTGCCACTTCCAGCTGTGTTCAGTATAGACATCTTGATCCATTTTTTCTTATCCCTGTCATAGAAACATGGTTTAATCAAAGAATTCAGTGCAATCTTTTCTTATCCCTGTCATAGAAACATCATTTAATCAAAGCATTCAATGcaagaaaatattagaaaaaaaagagcgtAATGTGCTTGTTTAGTTCTATCACATATGCAATGCAGAACTACATACTGGTATGTTCTCACTCACATTAGTCAATTACTATTTGAAGAACTACGTACTGACTGAGTTGTCATATTAGTCAATTACTATTTGCTATATAGCAGATTGCAGATAGATCTAAAATCAGGCCGGAGCAAAGGGTCGGCCCTATGTGCTCAACAGAAGAATGCAAATTCATCATGTTTTGCTCAAGAATTTGCAAGCTAAGTAAATGCAAATAGCATGTATGGTATCCTTACTTGTAGGCTTCATCAACCTTGGCCTGTGCATCAATATAGCTTGGGAAATCATAGCCAACGAGGAAATAATCACCACGCCCAAATCCTGAATTTCCTTCAAGAGAGTCCAAGAGAGGAGCATAATCATAGCTGCCAAAAGCACCACTCCTTATAAACTGCTTGGCTTCTTCAAAACGTGGATCTGGTTTGAACTGTTGGCATTGTAAGGAAAAAAGGTTAATGATGGTTCATCCACTTGCAAGGAACATATACCAAATCAACAAGTTAACAACACCAACAAACTCAGGGGGTTATCGTTTGGATTTTTGAGGGAAaatgtcaaacaacatatttgcaaacgaaaataatttattaataaaacttttatttacatgttcttagcaatctaaaagcaaaggctggaaaataatctatgataaaaaaatcctaaaatcaaccccaaatttaaggttgaaaattcaaattttgactaatAAGCATGAGCATAAACGAAATGATGAAGCTGTCAATTTAGCCATTGGTAGATCGAGCTCATCTAATAATGGTGGTATATCACTTATCTACTAGTAGAAAATATCTTACCAGGCCATTCTCTCTATCCTTCCTCAGCCCAGCAACTTGATCTGCCTTGGCACCAAAAAGGAAGAAATTATCCTCTCCCActtcctctcttatctcaaCATTAGCTCCGTCAAGAGTTCCAATAATAACACAACCATTCAGAGAGAATTTCATATTACTCGTTCCACTTGCTTCCATGCCAGCGGTACTGATGTGCTGTGATAGTTCACTACCAGGAATGAGGACCTCAGCCACTGATACATTGTAATTTGGAATGAACACAACCTGAGAGGAACAAGTAGAACCACAACttaattgaaaaatatgaaaaaataaggACTACAAATGTTGAATACCTTAATACTACTCACAAAACGAGAATGATATTATTTTGGATAGATGGCATACATATTATACTCTAATGATCAATTTTAGAACTGGTGTGTTTGTTGTGAATGTGATAACATGCAAAAATTCGATACCTTTAGGTATTTATTAACGTCAGGATCATTGTTCACCACAGCACCAACGTCGTTTACCAATTTCACTATTCTTTTGGCATTGGTGTAAGTCGCAAATGCTTTCCCCCCTATCATGATAGTGCGTGGTGTAACCTTTTGTTTCTCTTCTGCACTCATTTCCTACAAGATCCAAAAGGCTATTTCAGAACCAAAATATTGATAACCtgcatttaaaatttggacAAATATGGTATTACTGAAGAGTAGGGGAAGTTTTAAGAAGAACCTTTAACTTCTTGTATCTGTAAACAGCTCCCAAAATGTTTAGTAGCTGTCTCTTGTACTCATGAATGCGTTTAATTTGTATATCAAAAAGGCTATTCGGGTCAATTGTAACACCTGTCACATCCAACACGTGCTTAGCTAGGCGTTTTTTGCTAGCCAACTTAGCTGATGCCCACTCAGAATGAAGTTTTTCATCATCTGCAAACTGTAAGGCTTTCAGTTATACTACCGTAGTTAGACGGGCAAATAATAAGAAAAGCGGTGCAAGGTTTAGAAGTATTCACACGTACTTTCCGAAGTCCAGTAAGAAGATCAAGGTTACTTGTCCACTGATCTGTTTTTAGCCATTTCGTCACTATTTCACTCAACTCTGGATTGCAAAAGCGGAGCCATCTACGGGGTGTAAttccatttgttttgttctgaaattttttaggCCATATAGAGACATAGTCTGCAAAAAGCTCTTCCTTCAAAATGTTACTGTGTAACTCAGCCACTCCATTCACCTGTTAAAGAATTTAGCATACTTCAGTATGGCCTCCTCATATGTTATTACAAAGCAAATGATGTTGAAATACCTCATAGCTGCACTCACCGTATGGGCAGATACTACACACAAATTTGCCATGCGCACTACTGGCTTCTGGGGATTTGAGTTGTCTAAGATTCTCATCGAATCAAGCTTTCCCTCCATTTCCTTCCGGGTGGAGATTACCAATTCTTTGAACTGCGAGGTGCAAGCCGATTTCAGTAGGTTTCATATTTCACTGTAATtgagtatataaataatataatataagtgTGGCATGGCACTTACCCGTTTGTCAATTTCCTCAATAATTTCCATGTGGCGTGGAAGTAATTTCCTCATTACAGTTTGTGACCATTTCTCAAGGGCTTCAGGAAGAACAGTATGATTGGTGTAGGCAATTGTCCTGGAGCATggaaataatttattgattaGATCAAGTTTTTCAGTTGAAACAGTCTTGTTAAATGAAAAGTGAGAAAAACATTGGTGGAAAAACAGGATatgaatcaaattataattagTCACTTGTCAAATAGGAGCTCACTTATTTGTGACATCCCATGCTTCGTCCCAGCCAAGTCCCTCCTCATCCATAAGCAACCTCATCAGCTCAGGAATAGCAAGAGTTGGGTGAGTGTCATTCAATTGAACAGCAACTTTTGCAGGGAACTCGCTCCATTTTCCAGAAACTCTGTCAGACTTCCTTTCTTTAAACCTGAAAATAATATCCTGCAAATAGTTCACTGTCAGTTATGCTTATCAACATTCCTCAGTCCTTTCAGACATAAAAAATTCACAATGAGGTAAATTAGTGATAGTGATATAAAttgtaattaaaaatagagagtgataattaatttaatatgaCTCTCCTTGATAAAGTTTGGTTTAAGATTCTCTCATTCAAAATGGAGAACAGTCGTATAGGATGTGGCAACAATGATACACTACAGCCATCATGTTTTCTAATGTGTACTGCAGAACGATAGTTcacaagaagagagagagagggagagattggcttggcttggctatAGGTGGCACCATGGTAGATTTATTCTACAGTAACCATGCTTccaaataaaatcaattaattaccTGGAGTGCTGCGCTGCAAAGGAAATACTGCTGCTTTAGTCTGAGAAGCTTTCCTTCTTCTGTAGCATCACCGGGATAGAGAACAGCACAGATCTACAGAGCCATGCACAAAAGATATTTATTAATCTAGCATTCATAAAGGAGAAAAATGGCAagatacaaaaaaaaactacaaaatataATGTGTGTAACTTTCAGTGACCAAGCAAGCTGTTTGATTAAGATATATTGTAATCTGCTTGATTGAGAGACATTCACCATCTAAAAATGGCACTGCCCTGAGAGACACAACATTGAGTTAGGtatgttttacatattttttaacaacctTCCAGCCTCATCTTTAGGTTTATGTGACAAAAGGATAAATATGATTGTTTCAGGATGCAATAATATTGTTGGCAGAAGCATTGACATCAATTGAAGGCATCACTCTTGGTTTAGTTCCTGCTAATGCAACTTAAATGGACGATTGGTGAAAATGGTTTAGGATGAAATGTCACCTGTTGTGCCCTAGCATGAAGTTGAGCAGCGGACTCATACTGACCATCGTTGAATTGAAATAAGTTGAAATCCTCTGCGGTAGCTTTTGCATCCCAAAGACGAAGACTGATTGCATTTTTCGTCTTGTACCCAGGAATTGGCACATCGCATGCCAAAGCACTGAGAACTTCTCCTCCTGCCCATTTACGACTAGACGAAAATAAGGAAGTGGTTAAAAGTACAGAAAAACCTTGAAGTAAACaccaatttaaaattatgcCTCTACTGTTGGCTCTACACAATGCATGGAAGTTCCAATGTACAGAACTGCGAATTCAGTATCATCATGTCTATCAAGCCAAAAAtagctttgtttcttttgtcaGCATAAAACAAAGCATTTTGAAACAAGAATCGTGTTGCCAAAGCATTTGACATGAGGTTTGGCCATTTGATCCAGTTGCCGAAAGAGTGAAAAGACAAGTACACAGCAAGAAAATGCTGAAAAGGATTAGCAAACAAAGCACAATATTCTTTCAGTATATATAGGAATGATCCTAGATCTGCAAATGGagttgaagaaaagaaatatggcTCAAGCACCacagttaattttatatagaatgcACCACAGGCTCtataacatcaaatttaaaaaagggAACTTGTACTTACGATCCATTTGGCGAAATCTCAACGTGGCCAAAAAACCTGATTGGGTATACAATGTCATGCCTGACAATCTCCCATGGGCTAAACTTCtgaaagaattttaaaaaacagacCCTATGACTCATCAGCAACAGTTAGAGAAATTGATTATGAGAGAACCTTGTGTACTATCCGGCTGGTACCTCAAGCCAATCTTCAGCAATTTCTTCTTGGCCTTCCTTAGCGATGTGTTGTTTAAACAGACCATATCGGTACCGCAGGCCATAGCCCCAAGCAGGCAGATTCAGTGTTGCCATTGAATCCAAAAAGCAAGATGCGAGCCTACCCAAGCCACCATTTCCCAGAGCTGCATCTTTCTCCTGAGTACAGAACACACGATTTTAGAAAGTAGGTACATTGACAAAGTTTCATGCGTGCTGAAATTATCTCATATGGTACAACTTCTATGcttttgaattatattttagttctttgAAACATCGGATCAAATCAAATCCGCCTAATCGGATGCTTTAACagtatctaaaataaataattaatacagGCGTAATTCCCATTAGACTACGCCACAATCAAACAACGCACTAATTTAATAATGTCGCTACCAAGCAGTATACTACTactaaaatagacttaattgAACAAAGCACGCTTTAATTTAAGACTGTAACACTCCAAGGAGCTCACCTGCCCAGCGAGGGCCTCAAGCTCGTACCCGAACTTCTTCACGGCCTCCGCGTAGGCGCCGGTGATGCCGAGGTTACCGACGGCATTGGTGAGCGCGCGGCCCTGCAAGTACTCCATGGAGAGGTAGTACGTCTGCTTCGGATCCGTCTTGTGGAAATGCAAGTACGTCTCGTTCCATCTCTGCACACACGCGAGCGGGAAGCAGAGATCACACCTCTGGCCTCTGGCCCGGAGCACGGCCGGGCGCCAATGAACGGGAACTGCGACGAACGCTTAGGATTCTGCGCGCTCACGCACCTGGACGAGGTGGTCGCGGACGCTCTCGGCGGTGGAGTAGAAGGCCTGCTCGGGGCCGAACGCGAGCGGCGAGAAGTGGGGGCTGTACTGCGCGTGGTAGGAGATGTTGCCAGCGATGGCGGCCGGATCCTCCGCCGCGGGGCTGGCCGCCGGCTTCACCTTCTCCGCCGCGCTGCACGCGGCGCCTTTGCCCTCCGGCATGGCGGCCTCCCGGTGGGGGATTGCGCCGAGCACTTGGTGAGTGAGGCGATAAGGCGGCGTCGGAGTTCGGGCAGAGGCACCGAGTGGAACGGAACGGAATGGTAAGAACGACGCTAGCGAAGCCTTTTTCTAATGGAAGTGAGAGGGCTCACGTGACTCTCGGGTGGCCTAGAGCAACAGATCCGATAAATTGGCATGACcatgaaattttagaaaaacgcaagagatatttttaatttaagtgGTAGAGGAGAAGTCTGgaagagaaaacaaaggcaCGTCGTTTGTTTTCTGGCTCTTTTTTTAGACATgtatatttttggatgcaaGTGCATCACAAAACTAAGCTGATATCTAGTGGCGTagctagaaattttttttagataatccTGTCACATAAGTTGGTATCACATATAAGATAGGAGACTTCGAAGGCTAGGCAGTGACCGACGGGTGGCCCGTATCCTTAGACAGCCACGAAGCTAGAGCAAAACAAAGAGTGCCTGACTTATTTTTCCTatagttacatatatatagttctaTAACCAAAATGTATTAAATAAATAGGTATCCGTCGGCTATAAGTATTACTTCTAAAAATTATGACAATATAAAAagtgtataatttttaacatgcACGAAGACTGAAGAAATTCGCAGGATGCAGCAATtctgtttgtttaattaatatgtaGAATTGCAATTTGCTGACTGTTAGAATAAATGTACATGTGTATTTGCTAAGAAATGAATAAAGGTATGGAACACTATAAGCATTTACAGAAAAATGAGTCATGGTGACCTagtaaattcagaaaatatggTTTGCCTAAACTCTTGGCTTTTTGATTCAGACATGGCTTAGCGATTAGTAAAACTGCAATTTGTAATGATTAACCGATTAGTGAAATCCGGGGTAGTCACGGCCCACCCAGACCACCCCTGGCTACGCCACTGCTGATATCTACCATCAAAATACTCCTACATGCATCCGAGATAGAGTaaacaatatttattataGTTCTGTAAACATATGGTTCTGAAAGGTCAAAACCTTAGGTTTTGAATGAGTTTATCAAAAATTAATTCGTTTCAAGTTTTCCCTAATTTACATACGGTATCACTTTGATGGTAGAGGAGGCGCTCGTCTGCAGGTGGGTGCGAACgtcttttatacatattttttataattaatatgtgtCATCTTTATTATTGTATTATAATATCcattgtgtgtgtatatataacgAGTTGGAAAAGCCACTAGTATCGTACACGTGGCACGTGGATGGTGTCGATCTGTGGTGCGCATCGATCCGGCGAGCCACCGCGGATGAATCGATCAGGCATTGCCAGTTTGGGCAGGGGGGGCCGCTTTGACCGGTTCCGTCAGCTTTCCTATTTAAGTACGTTATCTTCCTGCTCTCGGGCACCGTGCGCACTCAGAGGATTGTTTCCAACTTGCCATAGCCCATAGGCGCTAGCTTATCAGATCCGGGTGATCgggaaaatttaactttttactaCTCTTACGAGTTACGAGCAGttaaaatagatttgtcaTTCAATATCTATAACAGGTGGATCCTCACGAGTCTATGATATGTTGATCCAGTGATAAATCTGTAATGAACTaatgaatatttataaaagtggtaaaaagttaaatgccccggTGAATCGGTGCAAGCAGTGAGACATGGAGATGTCGACCGGAATCATCTCTGTTTTGTGAATTTGTACCTCCGTTCTGGATTCAGTTCAATATGTGAGACTTGTAATATGATGGGTATGAACCGTGTGTTTACGGTTCCAGTTACCGTAGTAACCGGCCTCTCCGTGGAGGTGCAGTATGGTATGTATTGtggttttgagtttaaatttaagaatgatttaaaatttttgaggaaatttaataaaaaatggtaTATGTTATATAGGTTGATATATTGGTATAGTTGTGTCAAACAAATTCATgaaaacatgtatttttagcgtaattaaaaatcataactgAGAAGTTCAgcgaaaaaattaaaaaatagcctattgcaaataatatttcgtaagaagatggttaagaatattttgttgttaaatcattattaatttgcactagacacatgttatatataatgttaaaatacaaatatacatgaatgaatataggaaaaatatgcatgaaaaaaattatatgtacatGTTAGTATGTACGTAAtaattttattcgtaataatggGTGGTAGGTATATTGTgacgtaacaattaaaataaagttgttgtta
This is a stretch of genomic DNA from Oryza brachyantha chromosome 1, ObraRS2, whole genome shotgun sequence. It encodes these proteins:
- the LOC102714871 gene encoding alpha-glucan phosphorylase, H isozyme, with product MPEGKGAACSAAEKVKPAASPAAEDPAAIAGNISYHAQYSPHFSPLAFGPEQAFYSTAESVRDHLVQRWNETYLHFHKTDPKQTYYLSMEYLQGRALTNAVGNLGITGAYAEAVKKFGYELEALAGQEKDAALGNGGLGRLASCFLDSMATLNLPAWGYGLRYRYGLFKQHIAKEGQEEIAEDWLEKFSPWEIVRHDIVYPIRFFGHVEISPNGSRKWAGGEVLSALACDVPIPGYKTKNAISLRLWDAKATAEDFNLFQFNDGQYESAAQLHARAQQICAVLYPGDATEEGKLLRLKQQYFLCSAALQDIIFRFKERKSDRVSGKWSEFPAKVAVQLNDTHPTLAIPELMRLLMDEEGLGWDEAWDVTNKTIAYTNHTVLPEALEKWSQTVMRKLLPRHMEIIEEIDKRFKELVISTRKEMEGKLDSMRILDNSNPQKPVVRMANLCVVSAHTVNGVAELHSNILKEELFADYVSIWPKKFQNKTNGITPRRWLRFCNPELSEIVTKWLKTDQWTSNLDLLTGLRKFADDEKLHSEWASAKLASKKRLAKHVLDVTGVTIDPNSLFDIQIKRIHEYKRQLLNILGAVYRYKKLKEMSAEEKQKVTPRTIMIGGKAFATYTNAKRIVKLVNDVGAVVNNDPDVNKYLKVVFIPNYNVSVAEVLIPGSELSQHISTAGMEASGTSNMKFSLNGCVIIGTLDGANVEIREEVGEDNFFLFGAKADQVAGLRKDRENGLFKPDPRFEEAKQFIRSGAFGSYDYAPLLDSLEGNSGFGRGDYFLVGYDFPSYIDAQAKVDEAYKDKKKWIKMSILNTAGSGKFSSDRTIAQYAKEIWGITASPVP